A single window of Nicotiana sylvestris chromosome 3, ASM39365v2, whole genome shotgun sequence DNA harbors:
- the LOC138888035 gene encoding uncharacterized protein, whose protein sequence is MGEKYTVKEEENQEISSLPMEEGSNIDQAISHVNAHSTMSVPSLESIGVIIEEGENVYEPHGEETKPQKEETKTLVENKELMPVEPAALDSATGEPTDGPDPSSKDPTQGFSQKSQVSTNLVPSPYFYVEPLSVVVPEMRFVSGEENEDSEEDSDYMPITSLARHRPVVTQESTPKRPTTRRSKLVKDGKAVNEKVVLVVTVDDEVDDTPGSLTRKCSQKHTLPKPKKGSSVNAESLNKFGDVIIGDKLVEESGDKVVEELDFAVLGSILVVPAEGLSTVQRTCTSNFRNVILENTAVQQGERVQKKALLILYQLLFEMVNKFLLPRAKRRSITSRADLVLMEALDSYTTINLPSIMIEHMQKVVELKDGNHGLPYGFLLTKVFEYFKVPLGQEKVDNYKQYFSKTTLEECECIEKVGGVGSTSTISQLINAQNSATAEIRKLKARNAILEEVARLAKENAKLKKQVEDLKEKLLNEQMSVNAQMDLVLKTFASSSKPSPSMLANDLFMMPKGEKIIQGEQDGGTDSGGIHELAHEGTLQVKRSRGTLLYSQFENFTMKEGETIQEIYTRFTKLTNELKSLGRIILEEDKVEKILTRVLPVTWESKITAIQEAKNITTLKLDELIGNLTAYELKRKGLNEETGRRNRFIPRRTKDQQRLWLLLGRESSHEDSEDGDGDEQALMAIGESDKESEVSIIYLKDKIKFLPKEMLSELLLDFIDESEDLNNEKGQLSKECVILKAKCKSLERRASERASENVELKNQVHELDTTVLELRSKNLKLKLGTGKKKADHTHLTLEKNVGK, encoded by the exons ATGGGTGAAAAGTATACAGTTAAAGAAGAGGAAAATCAAGAGATCTCTAGTCTTCCTATGGAAGAAGGCTCTAATATAGACCAAGCTATCAGTCATGTCAATGCTCACTCAACAATGTCAGTCCCTAGTCTTGAGTCGATAG GGGTTATTATCGAGGAAGGTGAGAATGTATATGAGCCTCATGGGGAAGAAACTAAGCCTCAAAAGGAAGAAACTAAGACCTTGGTAGAGAATAAGGAGCTTATGCCTGTTGAACCAGCGGCACTAGACAGTGCTACTGGGGAACCTACTGATGGCCCCGATCCTTCCTCAAAGGATCCAACTCAGGGGTTCTCTCAAAAATCCCAGGTCAGTACTAACCTTGTTCCCTCTCCTTATTTCTATGTTGAGCCTCTGTCTGTGGTTGTGCCTGAGATGAGATTTGTATCTGGAGAAGAAAATGAGGATAGTGAAGAGGATTCTGACTATATGCCAATTACAAGCTTGGCTAGGCATAGACCAGTTGTTACTCAAGAGTCAACTCCTAAAAGGCCTACTACAAG GAGGAGTAAATTGGTGAAAGATGGGAAGGCTGTGAATGAGAAGGTAGTGCTTGTAGTCACTGTGGATGACGAAGTGGACGACACACCTGGTTCCTTGACTCGCAAGTGCTCACAGAAGCATACTCTCCCCAAGCCTAAAAAGGGATCTTCTGTGAATGCTGAGAGTCTGAACAAGTTTGGTGATGTTATCATTGGTGACAAGTTAGTGGAAGAATCTGGTGACAAGGTGGTGGAAGAATTAG ATTTTGCGGTGCTAGGGTCTATTCTGGTTGTACCTGCTGAAGGTTTGTCTACTGTTCAACGAACCTGCACTTCGAACTTCAGAAATGTTATCCTGGAGAATACCGCAGTTCAACAAGGGGAACGGGTACAGAAGAAGGCCCTCCTTATACTGTACCAATTGTTGTTTGAAATGGTGAACAAGTTTTTGCTCCCTCGTGCTAAGAGAAGATCCATTACATCTCGTGCGGACCTGGTTCTCATGGAAGCACTGGATAGTTACACAACTATCAACCTGCCTAGCATCATGATAGAACACATGCAGAAAGTGGTAGAGCTCAAGGATGGTAACCATGGGCTGCCTTACGGGTTCCTTCTTACTAAGGTGTTTGAGTATTTCAAAGTTCCCTTGGGACAAGAAAAAGTGGATAACTATAAGCAATATTTCTCAAAGACTACTCTTGAGGAATGTGAATGCATTGAAAAGGTTGGAGGGGTTGGCAGCACTTCCACTATCTCCCAGTTGATCAACGCTCAAAACAGTGCCACTGCTGAGATAAGGAAGTTGAAAGCAAGGAATGCTATTCTTGAGG AGGTTGCCCGTCTGGCCAAGGAGAATGCTAAGCTCAAGAAACAAGTTGAGGACCTGAAGGAGaaactgctcaatgagcaaatgTCAGTGAATGCTCAAATGGATTTAGTCCTCAAAACCTTTGCCTCTTCCTCTAAGCCCTCTCCTTCCA TGCTTGCTAATGatctttttatgatgccaaaaggggaaaaaatAATTCAAGGGGAACAGGATGGGGGAACAGATTCAGGGGGAATACATGAAT tggctcatgaaggaactcttcaagtgaagagatcaagaggaacattGTTGTACTCTCAAtttgagaatttcaccatgaaagaaggagaaaccatccaagagatttATACAAGGTTCACAAAACTAACAAATGAACTgaagtctcttggaaggattatccttgaagaagataaGGTTGAGAAAATTCTGACAAGGGTTTTGCCAgttacttgggaaagcaaaatcactgctattcaggaagcAAAGAACATTACCACTCTCAAGTTGGACGAgttaattggaaatctcactgcctacgAACTTAAAAG aaaagggctgaacgaagaaacaggaagaaggaacaggttcatcccaagaagaacaaaggatcaacaaaggctatggttgctgcttgggagAGAGAGCTCAcatgaggattcagaagatggagatggagatgaacaagcacttatggcaattggagaatccgataaggaatctgaggtaagtataatttatctcaaagacaagattaaatttttgccTAAAGAAATGTTGTCTGAGTTACTCctggatttcattgatgaatctgaggatCTAAACAATGAAAAGGGGCAGTTGTCTAAGGAGtgtgtgattttgaaagctaagtgcaaaagtCTGGAACGTAGGGCTAGTGA